One genomic region from Esox lucius isolate fEsoLuc1 chromosome 24, fEsoLuc1.pri, whole genome shotgun sequence encodes:
- the LOC105020606 gene encoding prostaglandin D2 receptor 2 codes for MNTTSNSSRSQDYCPVIQDMVNHTDTGLSWATVVLHGLVSSFSIVENLLILLVVGFRVHRSVISVWILNLAASDLLASASLPFFTHFLASGKSWTMGKTFCRVHSSIFFLNMFVSGFLVAAVSLDRCLVVLKPVWAQNKRDVGLVMRVCGIIWALGVLCTVPYYIFRDTITRVDGGIMCYYNFVQYRPAGDFDLLKLCGARQDTLAYTKLVLAFIIPLVVIVVSYVFVTVEIARRGRNWHSFRFVRLVVAVVVSFVVCWAPYHIFSVLEAIAHYRPSLREVVARTLPHTASLAFLNSVLNPILYVFSCPDLCAKIRQSLGAVLESVLVEDLGELARRRSTQHSISTSEVLLKERSVKNSHSLAGGD; via the coding sequence ATGAACACCACATCCAATTCCAGCAGAAGCCAAGACTACTGCCCTGTGATACAGGACATGGtgaatcacacagacacaggcctGAGTTGGGCCACGGTGGTTCTCCACGGCCTGGTCTCCTCCTTCAGCATTGTGGAGAACCTGCTCATCCTGTTGGTGGTGGGCTTTCGTGTCCACCGCTCGGTCATCAGCGTGTGGATCCTCAACCTGGCTGCTTCAGACCTCCTGGCCTCGGCCTCACTGCCCTTCTTCACCCACTTCCTGGCCAGTGGAAAGTCCTGGACCATGGGCAAAACCTTCTGCAgggtccactcctccatcttCTTCCTCAACATGTTCGTCAGTGGCTTCCTGGTGGCGGCTGTTTCGTTGGACCGCTGCCTGGTGGTGCTCAAGCCCGTCTGGGCCCAGAACAAGAGGGACGTTGGGCTGGTTATGAGAGTATGTGGGATCATCTGGGCCCTGGGTGTACTCTGCACCGTACCGTATTATATTTTTCGGGATACCATAACCCGGGTTGACGGGGGGATCATGTGTTACTATAATTTTGTCCAGTATCGCCCCGCTGGGGATTTTGACCTCTTAAAACTGTGTGGTGCTCGCCAAGACACCCTGGCCTACACTAAACTCGTCCTGGCCTTCATAATCCCTCTGGTGGTCATCGTGGTGAGCTACGTTTTTGTGACCGTGGAAATAGCGCGACGTGGCCGCAACTGGCACTCTTTCCGATTTGTGCGGCTGGTGGTTGCAGTGGTGGTGAGCTTCGTGGTCTGCTGGGCCCCGTACCACATCTTCAGCGTCCTCGAGGCCATAGCCCATTATCGCCCCTCCCTCCGGGAAGTCGTCGCCCGCACCCTGCCACACACCGCCAGCCTAGCCTTCCTGAACAGTGTGCTAAACCCCATTCTCTATGTATTCAGCTGCCCGGATCTGTGCGCTAAGATTAGACAGTCCCTGGGAGCGGTGCTGGAGAGTGTGCTGGTGGAAGACCTTGGAGAGCTTGCCCGACGACGCAGCACCCAACACTCCATCAGCACCTCCGAGGTGCTGCTGAAAGAAAGATCTGTCAAAAACAGCCACAGCCTGGCAGGTGGGGACTAG
- the si:dkey-165a24.9 gene encoding G-protein coupled receptor 4, with product MSGNNSCHLPLNTDTLGLTYIYSLAFSLGLPCNLLSLWGLYQLGRSGGGGCQLVYILNLLLSDLLQLLTLPLWILYLQAAHRWPYGRPACEFVGYVFYVNVYASVVFLCLIALDRCLAIVHPLSCRGIRTVRVAAVSGAAVWTLTFLFCLGGLLPSVFDGERLLCLEQYPVSPRYAHFKIATVVLGFLLPCGILGYTSARIGVTLQRSPSVSDQDRHKITGILAVITVIFIVVFGPYHLVGGYRFVSLLLIEDPCELERSIFLCYRLCYGLTSLNTLLDPLFYIFLCQDARLELRRSLTPCLGQGQATPKQFTLTFRGHPRQSQGV from the exons ATGTCCGGCAATAACAGCTGCCATCTCCCCCTAAACACGGACACGCTCGGACTCACCTACATCTACAGCCTGGCCTTCTCACTGGGCCTCCCTTGCAATCTCCTGTCCCTCTGGGGACTGTACCAACTGGGCCGCTCCGGCGGGGGAGGCTGCCAGCTGGTCTACATCCTCAACCTACTGCTCTCCGATCTCCTCCAGCTGCtcaccctccccctctggaTCCTCTACCTGCAGGCGGCCCACCGCTGGCCCTACGGGCGCCCGGCCTGCGAGTTCGTGGGCTACGTTTTCTACGTCAACGTCTACGCCAGCGTGGTGTTCCTCTGCCTGATAGCGCTGGACCGCTGCCTGGCCATCGTGCACCCGCTGAGCTGCCGCGGCATACGGACGGTGCGGGTGGCGGCCGTGTCCGGGGCGGCCGTCTGGACGCTGACCTTCCTGTTCTGCCTGGGAGGGCTCCTCCCGTCCGTGTTCGACGGGGAGAGGCTCCTCTGTCTGGAGCAGTACCCCGTCAGCCCCCGATACGCCCATTTCAAAATCGCCACCGTCGTATTGGGGTTCCTGCTGCCTTGTGGCATACTGGG CTACACCTCCGCCCGTATCGGTGTGACCCTCCAGCGTTCGCCCTCTGTCTCCGACCAGGACCGCCACAAAATAACCGGCATCCTCGCTGTCATCACCGTCATCTTCATAGTCGTCTTTGGGCCCTACCACCTGGTCGGGGGCTACCGTTTTGTCTCCCTTCTCCTCATAGAGGACCCCTGCGAGTTGGAACGGTCCATCTTCCTGTGCTATCGCCTGTGCTACGGCCTGACCAGCCTCAACACCCTGCTGGACCCTCTTTTCTACATCTTCCTGTGTCAAGACGCACGCCTGGAGCTCCGCCGCTCCCTAACGCCCTGTCTGGGACAAGGGCAAGCAACCCCGAAGCAGTTCACACTCACCTTCAGAGGGCATCCTCGCCAGAGCCAGGGTGTGTAG
- the ugt5g1 gene encoding UDP glucuronosyltransferase 5 family, polypeptide G1, whose protein sequence is MMSCNGKATVLRPILYLLVLVWGCYGNSDGGGRILVFPEDGSHWINMEVILLELHSRGHHITVLRSAESWYIPQNSPLYTSVTVHPAPPPAEEDIGPDFYTVLMQRSLALRKMLPVRRFLEQQKDTTAMLTMFHGRALRLISAILDDSILVAKLRESRFDLMFTDPTFPTGVLLAQYLSLPAVYNIRWLNAGEAHTIIAPTPPSYVPMYNSLLSDRMDILQRTENFLRYLAIVAQERLVIVPIYADLLRRHFPPGADLFSMQRSADLWLMRVDFVFEFPRPTMPNVVYVGGFQCRPARPLPADLEAFMQSSGEHGVVVMSLGTLVSALPKEVSEVVALAFAQLPHKVVWRFLGERPASLGNNTLLMDWLPQNDLLGHPKTRAFVAHGGTNGIYEAIYHGVPVLGLPLLFDQFDNVLRLQARGATRVLEAATLTTEDFLEALEDVLDNPSYRGSMQKLSRLHRDTPLAPLARATFWIEYVIRNGGASHLRTDAYSLPWYSYYSLDVVMVLLVPCVASLWAFIFVCSRLCCRRSRKKTKHD, encoded by the coding sequence ATGATGTCATGTAATGGAAAAGCAACAGTCCTTCGACCAATCCTCTACCTGCTTGTCTTGGTTTGGGGTTGCTATGGTAACAGCGATGGAGGGGGTAGGATTCTTGTCTTCCCCGAGGATGGCAGCCACTGGATCAACATGGAGGTCATCCTCCTAGAGCTCCACTCCAGAGGTCACCACATCACTGTGCTGCGCTCCGCCGAAAGTTGGTACATCCCCCAGAACTCGCCCCTCTACACCTCGGTCACTGTGCACCCCGCTCCTCCCCCGGCAGAGGAGGACATCGGTCCAGACTTCTACACCGTCCTGATGCAACGCTCGCTGGCTCTACGCAAGATGTTACCCGTCCGTCGCTTCTTAGAGCAGCAAAAGGACACGACGGCCATGTTAACTATGTTTCACGGCAGGGCGCTCCGTTTGATCTCTGCCATCTTAGACGACTCGATCCTCGTGGCCAAACTGAGAGAGTCGAGATTTGATCTGATGTTCACCGATCCGACGTTTCCCACCGGGGTGCTCCTGGCCCAATACCTGAGCCTTCCCGCGGTTTACAACATCCGCTGGCTCAACGCAGGCGAGGCCCACACCATCATCGCCCCGACACCGCCGTCCTACGTCCCCATGTACAACTCGCTGTTAAGCGACCGGATGGACATCCTGCAGAGGACGGAGAACTTCCTGCGCTATCTGGCCATCGTCGCTCAGGAGCGCCTGGTCATCGTACCGATCTACGCCGATCTCCTGCGGCGTCACTTCCCCCCCGGGGCTGACCTGTTCTCCATGCAGCGCTCCGCGGACCTGTGGCTGATGAGGGTGGACTTTGTGTTCGAGTTCCCGCGGCCCACCATGCCCAACGTGGTGTACGTGGGGGGCTTCCAGTGCCGTCCGGCCAGGCCGCTCCCTGCTGACCTCGAGGCCTTCATGCAAAGCTCTGGGGAGCACGGGGTGGTGGTCATGTCTCTGGGGACGCTAGTGTCTGCCCTCCCCAAGGAGGTGTCCGAGGTGGTGGCCCTAGCATTCGCCCAACTGCCCCACAAGGTGGTATGGAGGTTCCTGGGAGAAAGACCCGCTTCCTTGGGGAACAACACCCTGCTGATGGATTGGCTCCCCCAGAACGATCTGCTGGGTCACCCCAAGACTCGTGCCTTCGTGGCTCATGGAGGCACCAACGGCATCTACGAAGCCATCTACCACGGGGTCCCTGTGCTCGGCCTGCCACTCCTCTTCGACCAGTTCGACAATGTCCTGCGGTTGCAGGCGCGTGGAGCGACAAGGGTGCTGGAGGCCGCCACCCTTACCACAGAGGACTTCCTGGAGGCTCTAGAGGACGTCCTGGACAATCCCTCCTATCGCGGCAGCATGCAGAAGCTCTCCCGTCTGCACCGTGACACGCCACTGGCACCGCTCGCCAGGGCCACCTTCTGGATTGAGTATGTGATCAGAAATGGCGGAGCGTCCCACCTGCGCACGGATGCCTACAGCCTGCCCTGGTACTCTTACTACAGCCTGGATGTGGTGATGGTGCTGCTGGTCCCCTGCGTGGCTTCGCTCTGGGCCTTCATCTTTGTCTGTAGCAGGCTGTGCTGTAGGAGATCCAGGAAGAAGACCAAGCATGACTAA
- the LOC105020586 gene encoding placenta-specific gene 8 protein — protein sequence MATIINNNFSQPAQPPLQQTSALIAVHNDQWSTDICGCFDDLHICCFGFWCFPCFTCTVTSDFGECFCLPLLDMWSFSGPAVSMSMRVAVRSRYGIQGDMMADWMYSTLCNICSWCQIAREMKRRSQNFTVVNSQPILLPGQNIMMASQPGGLIAQPVVISSQAMIRQN from the exons ATGGCGACGATAATCAACAACAACTTTAGCCAACCGGCTCAGCCTCCTCTGCAACAGACCTCAGCTCTCATAGCAGTCCACAATGACCAGTGGAGCACAGACATCTGTGGCTGCTTCGACGACTTACACATCT GCTGCTTCGGCTTCTGGTGCTTTCCTTGTTTCACCTGCACCGTCACCTCAGACTTTGGCGAGtgtttctgtctccccctgttGGACATGTGGTCATTTTCCGGGCCCGCCGTGTCCATGTCAATGCGGGTGGCGGTTCGCAGCCGCTATGGCATTCAG GGTGATATGATGGCTGACTGGATGTATTCCACTCTCTGCAATATCTGCTCCTGGTGCCAGATTGCCCGGGAGATGAAGAGACGCAGCCAGAACTTCACGGTCGTCAACTCCCAGCCCATCTTGCTGCCGGGTCAAAACATTATGATGGCCTCCCAGCCAGGAGGGCTCATCGCTCAGCCCGTGGTCATCTCCTCTCAGGCAATGATCAGGCAGAATTGA
- the LOC114828736 gene encoding cornifelin homolog B, with amino-acid sequence MSNKMVIQQPMAFVQTATSNQWNSEICDCTEDMSSCCFAFWCFPCFSCITSKEAGECLCLPLLDGFGLIPPITMSMRVAMRHRYGIEGTMCNDCVYSFFCTACTWCQMSREMKTRQQPITLVNAHMRG; translated from the exons ATGTCAAACAAGATGGTCATCCAGCAGCCCATGGCCTTTGTTCAGACTGCCACGTCAAACCAATGGAACTCTGAAATCTGTGATTGCACCGAGGATATGTCTTCCT GTTGCTTTGCATTCTGGTGCTTTCCCTGTTTTTCCTGTATAACGTCGAAAGAGGCTGGGGAGTGCCTGTGTCTGCCCTTGCTGGATGGTTTTGGCCTAATTCCTCCCATCACCATGTCCATGAGGGTGGCCATGCGTCACCGCTACGGCATCGAG GGCACCATGTGTAACGACTGTGTCTACTCTTTCTTCTGCACTGCCTGCACCTGGTGTCAAATGTCACGAGAGATGAAGACCCGTCAGCAACCCATCACTCTCGTCAACGCCCACATGAGGGGGTAG